One Brevibacillus choshinensis genomic window carries:
- a CDS encoding phage portal protein: MPFWNRKPKTRSTDDAAPAPVAIQIALGDTGTVGYTRLSDHPDVLIAVDKIADLVSSMTIHLVQNSDTGDKRVRNALSRKIDIEPCKNMTRKTWLYKIVRDLLLDGDGNSLLHIEVDPETGLIDSLTPFQMPAVIYNDGKKMMDYSIDYNGVTYQPDEVVHFVLNPHPYYPYRGTGYRVALRDIVKGLSQAQKTKQNFMSGKYMPTLILAVDALTEEMGTKEGRDKILQKYVDDTEGGKPWVIPADLLNVHQVTPLSLKDIAIIEGMEIDKKTIAGLIGVPAFFLGVGEFKKEEYNHFVNSRILSIGQRIAQTLTRDLLFSPDLYIRLNPRSLYAYDLSEMVEAGTQMIDRNTMRRNELRDWIGMDPDAEMEELIILENYIPSTMLGKQSKLKGGDTSE, from the coding sequence ATGCCATTCTGGAATCGTAAGCCAAAGACAAGATCTACGGATGACGCTGCCCCTGCCCCTGTCGCTATTCAGATTGCCTTGGGCGACACTGGTACGGTCGGCTATACCCGGTTGTCCGATCATCCTGACGTGCTCATTGCCGTGGATAAAATTGCAGACCTGGTGTCGAGTATGACAATCCACCTGGTTCAGAATAGCGATACAGGCGACAAAAGAGTACGCAATGCTTTGTCACGTAAGATTGACATCGAGCCTTGCAAAAATATGACGCGAAAAACTTGGCTCTATAAGATCGTTAGGGATCTTCTGCTGGATGGCGACGGGAATTCCCTCCTGCATATAGAGGTTGATCCTGAGACAGGGCTTATCGACAGCCTGACGCCGTTTCAGATGCCAGCAGTCATTTACAACGACGGCAAAAAAATGATGGATTATAGCATTGATTACAACGGGGTTACCTATCAGCCGGACGAAGTCGTGCATTTTGTTCTTAACCCACATCCCTATTACCCATATCGCGGCACGGGCTACAGAGTGGCCCTACGGGATATCGTAAAAGGGTTGTCCCAGGCGCAGAAAACGAAGCAGAATTTTATGTCAGGCAAATACATGCCGACATTGATTTTGGCAGTCGATGCACTGACCGAGGAAATGGGAACAAAAGAAGGTCGGGACAAGATTCTCCAGAAGTACGTCGACGACACAGAGGGAGGAAAGCCCTGGGTTATTCCTGCCGATCTTCTGAATGTCCACCAGGTAACACCCTTATCCCTGAAAGATATCGCTATTATCGAGGGCATGGAAATTGATAAAAAGACGATTGCTGGGCTCATTGGAGTGCCAGCCTTTTTCTTGGGCGTGGGTGAGTTTAAAAAAGAGGAATACAACCACTTTGTTAATTCTCGCATTCTGTCCATCGGCCAGAGAATAGCTCAGACGCTTACACGCGATCTATTGTTCAGCCCAGACTTATACATTCGGCTGAATCCACGCAGCCTGTATGCTTACGACCTAAGCGAGATGGTAGAAGCCGGAACGCAAATGATTGACCGTAATACGATGAGGCGGAACGAGTTGCGCGACTGGATCGGGATGGACCCGGATGCAGAAATGGAAGAGCTGATCATCCTGGAGAATTACATCCCGTCTACCATGCTTGGTAAGCAGTCTAAATTGAAAGGCGGTGATACGAGTGAATAA
- a CDS encoding terminase large subunit, producing MGKFKNYDIVLEYATSIVEGRKVANKEVIQACQRFLDDLGNPAYDFNPKDAEFVIGIIEKTFVHQKGEDMEGYPLRGKPFLLQPWQKFVVYNLLGFFHKGTKLRRFKEAFNMLPRKQGKTPFMSALAWGLGLLERRSGAEIVIVGAQLKQALQSFNFLNYNLKQMGEEENFRILDNNQEHSISGDLGDGYLRIETVAGNSDRMDSLNTLIQILDELHLYRNASQYNTIKESGKAYRNSLCIGITTAGDNMNSFCYNRMVYCQKVLDGTVKDEQLFIFIAKADADPETGEVDYTNPIEHEKANPNYNVSVSGQELMNDAMQAQNDPQQRKSFLAKSLNVYTSAMKSYFNLDEFRASDRKYKWTIAELAKLPIDWFGGGDLSKLHDLTAAAIYGTYKGVDIIISHAFFPIVAATRKAEEDNIPLFGWKDDGWLTMSNTPTVNYDDVIKWFVDMKAMGFKIKQVGFDRKFGREFFLGMKKKGFKIVDQPQYFYKKSEGFRRIEKHAKDGKLYYLHSQAFEYCVQNVHAVEKTDDMIQYEKIMPEQRIDIFDASVFAAVQMLENMTKASEANDWLNN from the coding sequence ATGGGTAAATTCAAGAATTACGACATTGTACTAGAGTATGCCACTAGCATTGTCGAGGGCAGGAAAGTAGCGAATAAAGAGGTCATTCAAGCATGCCAGCGGTTCTTGGACGACTTAGGAAACCCGGCATATGACTTCAACCCGAAAGACGCAGAGTTTGTTATCGGGATAATCGAAAAGACGTTCGTCCACCAAAAGGGCGAAGATATGGAGGGTTACCCATTACGAGGTAAGCCTTTTTTGTTGCAGCCATGGCAAAAATTTGTCGTCTACAACCTTTTAGGGTTCTTCCATAAGGGAACGAAGCTGCGGCGGTTCAAAGAGGCGTTTAACATGCTCCCTCGTAAACAGGGAAAAACGCCATTCATGAGCGCGTTAGCCTGGGGCCTTGGATTGCTAGAGCGACGATCTGGAGCTGAAATTGTAATCGTTGGAGCGCAGCTGAAACAAGCGTTGCAGAGCTTCAATTTTTTAAATTACAACTTGAAGCAAATGGGAGAGGAAGAAAACTTCCGTATCCTCGACAATAACCAAGAGCACAGCATCAGTGGCGATCTGGGAGACGGATATTTACGGATTGAGACGGTGGCGGGAAATAGCGACCGCATGGACTCACTGAACACGCTGATCCAGATTCTTGATGAGCTGCATCTTTACCGGAATGCGAGCCAATACAACACGATTAAAGAATCAGGTAAAGCCTACCGAAATAGTTTGTGCATCGGCATTACGACGGCTGGCGATAACATGAACAGTTTTTGCTATAACCGGATGGTTTACTGTCAAAAGGTCTTGGATGGCACCGTCAAAGATGAACAGCTGTTTATATTCATTGCTAAAGCCGACGCAGATCCCGAAACCGGAGAGGTTGACTACACCAATCCAATAGAGCACGAGAAGGCAAACCCGAATTACAACGTGTCGGTATCCGGGCAAGAGCTTATGAACGACGCGATGCAAGCACAAAACGACCCACAGCAAAGAAAATCATTCCTTGCGAAGTCGTTAAATGTCTACACTTCGGCTATGAAGTCGTATTTCAACCTGGACGAGTTTCGGGCGAGTGATCGGAAATACAAATGGACCATTGCGGAGCTTGCCAAACTGCCTATTGATTGGTTTGGGGGCGGCGACTTATCCAAACTGCATGACTTGACGGCAGCAGCTATATATGGGACCTACAAGGGCGTGGATATTATCATTTCGCATGCCTTTTTCCCGATTGTTGCGGCGACAAGGAAGGCAGAAGAGGATAACATTCCGCTGTTTGGCTGGAAAGATGACGGATGGCTGACGATGAGCAACACGCCAACGGTTAATTATGACGACGTCATTAAGTGGTTCGTCGATATGAAGGCGATGGGCTTCAAAATCAAACAAGTGGGATTCGACCGGAAGTTTGGCCGGGAGTTTTTCTTAGGCATGAAAAAGAAAGGCTTCAAAATAGTCGATCAGCCGCAATACTTTTACAAGAAGTCAGAGGGATTCCGCAGGATCGAGAAGCACGCCAAAGACGGCAAGCTTTATTACTTGCATTCCCAGGCGTTCGAATACTGCGTGCAGAATGTCCATGCTGTCGAGAAGACGGACGACATGATCCAATACGAAAAGATAATGCCTGAGCAGCGTATCGATATATTCGACGCTTCTGTCTTCGCAGCGGTGCAAATGCTCGAAAATATGACGAAAGCGTCAGAGGCCAACGACTGGCTAAACAATTAG
- a CDS encoding P27 family phage terminase small subunit has product MADVPTKETIKRRTIADMKELGVHKPQYNRVVDLYAELVFQFLTLNKQFEEEGYQYESYTAAGGAKKSPIVATLESLRKDILAYSDRLCLNPQAMKTAKPDKGKKQSALEAAMSSLNG; this is encoded by the coding sequence ATGGCGGACGTACCGACAAAGGAAACAATTAAGCGCAGGACAATAGCGGATATGAAGGAACTGGGAGTACATAAACCCCAGTACAATCGCGTGGTTGACTTGTATGCGGAGCTGGTTTTTCAGTTCCTGACATTGAACAAACAGTTTGAAGAAGAAGGATATCAGTACGAAAGTTATACCGCTGCTGGCGGGGCAAAAAAGTCACCAATTGTTGCAACCCTGGAGTCGTTACGGAAGGACATCCTGGCATACTCCGACCGCTTGTGCCTCAATCCTCAGGCAATGAAAACAGCAAAGCCGGACAAGGGCAAAAAACAGTCAGCTTTAGAGGCTGCCATGAGCAGTCTAAATGGGTAA
- a CDS encoding DEAD/DEAH box helicase yields the protein MKFRPHQYQEYATQRILDTPYIALLLEMGLGKTVSTLTALDLLLNDYFDANRVLVIAPLRVADDTWAREVEKWDHLQHLRISKVLGSADERRRALKAVADIYVINRENVEWLVSELGTKWNFDTVVIDELSSFKNHQSKRFRALRRVRPMIKRVVGLTGTPAPNSLLDLWAPIYLLDQGERLGKTITGYRDRYFVPAERDGHIVHKWRQKKEAEQRIYEAISDIAVSMKAEDWLELPERIDLAVPVKLSNRARELYEKLEEELLLPFADADVVANTAAVLSNKLLQMASGAVYDEERGVKEIHEAKLDALEDIIEAANGKPVMVFYNFKHSLDRIQRRFPKARILRKGKDGNEDIRAWNNDEIPLLLLHPKSAGHGLNLQESSCQTVVWYDQIWSLEEDQQANARVHRQGQTRRIVIMRLVAEGTMDEEAVMALERKASGQESLMQAVKARIEKVKRE from the coding sequence ATGAAATTCAGACCTCACCAATACCAAGAATACGCTACGCAGCGAATACTGGACACGCCGTATATCGCGTTGTTGTTGGAGATGGGCCTCGGTAAGACGGTCTCCACGCTGACAGCCCTTGACCTACTGCTGAATGACTACTTTGATGCCAATCGCGTGCTGGTCATAGCACCGTTACGAGTCGCAGACGACACTTGGGCGCGTGAAGTCGAAAAGTGGGATCACCTGCAGCATTTAAGGATCTCAAAGGTTCTAGGCAGCGCAGATGAGAGAAGGCGAGCACTGAAAGCAGTTGCTGATATATACGTCATCAATCGCGAAAACGTAGAGTGGCTGGTAAGTGAGCTTGGCACGAAGTGGAATTTCGATACTGTTGTGATCGATGAGTTGTCGAGCTTCAAAAATCACCAATCAAAACGATTCAGGGCGCTTCGTCGGGTTCGACCGATGATCAAACGCGTGGTAGGGCTAACAGGCACGCCAGCACCGAACAGCCTACTAGACTTGTGGGCACCGATCTATCTGCTAGATCAAGGCGAAAGGCTAGGTAAGACGATAACTGGCTACCGCGATCGATATTTTGTCCCTGCAGAGCGAGACGGTCATATCGTCCACAAGTGGAGGCAGAAGAAAGAGGCCGAACAGCGAATCTATGAAGCCATATCCGATATCGCGGTAAGCATGAAAGCCGAGGATTGGCTGGAGCTGCCGGAACGGATTGATTTGGCGGTACCGGTTAAGTTATCTAACCGGGCAAGGGAACTGTACGAAAAACTGGAAGAGGAGCTTCTGCTTCCCTTTGCAGACGCCGATGTCGTGGCAAATACAGCGGCTGTCCTGAGTAACAAGCTACTGCAAATGGCATCCGGGGCCGTGTATGACGAGGAACGCGGAGTGAAGGAGATCCACGAGGCAAAACTGGATGCCTTGGAAGATATTATCGAGGCGGCAAACGGGAAACCTGTCATGGTGTTTTACAACTTCAAGCACAGCCTTGATCGGATCCAGAGGCGATTCCCAAAAGCCCGGATCTTGCGGAAAGGCAAGGACGGAAACGAGGATATTCGGGCGTGGAACAACGATGAGATTCCGCTGTTGCTTCTACATCCGAAAAGCGCAGGGCACGGCTTGAACCTACAGGAGTCGAGCTGCCAAACCGTTGTCTGGTATGACCAGATTTGGAGCCTGGAAGAAGATCAGCAGGCGAACGCCCGTGTTCACCGGCAAGGGCAGACCAGACGGATCGTCATCATGCGGCTGGTTGCAGAGGGCACGATGGACGAGGAGGCAGTGATGGCATTGGAGAGAAAAGCGTCGGGCCAAGAGTCGTTGATGCAGGCTGTAAAGGCACGAATTGAGAAAGTAAAAAGGGAGTGA
- a CDS encoding VRR-NUC domain-containing protein — MRESNLERRLVREVERIGGKAPKWTSPGNRGVPDRLVILPGGRTVYVEMKAPGKQLEPLQEKWAKTLRSLGHEVYKIDSVEGIEEFIQEVTLK; from the coding sequence ATGAGAGAATCAAACCTGGAACGACGACTGGTCCGGGAAGTGGAACGGATAGGTGGGAAAGCGCCGAAATGGACAAGCCCCGGCAATCGCGGAGTACCGGATAGGCTGGTCATCCTACCAGGAGGCAGAACGGTCTACGTGGAGATGAAAGCGCCGGGGAAACAGCTGGAGCCCTTACAGGAAAAATGGGCAAAAACACTACGCAGCCTCGGGCACGAGGTTTACAAAATAGATTCGGTTGAAGGAATTGAGGAATTCATACAAGAGGTGACACTGAAATGA
- a CDS encoding virulence-associated E family protein: MHDIELDISFGKHRADTNWKPEFLTWIEFVDRLRKVRRTSETMAQYDKMDVNGKGKAKDGPAFVGGLIRGGRRKKENVDTRSLITLDADFADDGFLFTVELVLGGRAYAVYSTHSHRLRKPKYRLIAPVDRTMSPDEYAAISRKIAEQIGMHYFDKTTFQAHRLMYFPSCSSDAEPVFEEFEGSPICADDILAEYEDWQDVMAWPRHPEEKKAIRVSASKAQDPREKRGVIGLFCRAFTIEEGIETFLSDVYSPGSMPNRYTFVNGSSANGLEVYPDQELVFSHQDSDPVADGRTYNLFDLVRIHKFGHLDDKVKEHTPDAKKPSHLAMERWAADRPEVKKLSFEERQADFAEMADEFDNDEEEEPEDTDWETKLELHHKSGLPLPTAGNIELILTHGVWRKVLAYDAFGNSEVIRKALPWRGLERPGRLYEPWLGADDKRLQHWFAKVHEIGSAKLIQNAFTEVVHKNTFHPIKAYLESRVWDGVERAERLFTVYLGAPDTHYVRQVTRKMLLAAVTRLYRPGCKFDQMLVLVGPQGAGKSSLLAKLGREWFSDSLRTFENKEAGEHLQSGWIFEIGELSAMKKTEVEEVKAFLSKTEDRYRVAYDRQVSEFPRKCVFFGTTNTRDFLRDATGNRRFWPIEVEPDKAELSHWTHLTEEVVSQIWAEVLCWFKAGETLELDQEAREAAEQQQAAHMESDSREGLIQEWLDTPIEDEWADEPSDLLRQRVCAAQIWTECFGKKRGDMRTWEGKEIMDIMRRIPGWAERNGKAKIPGYGVQRVFERLP; this comes from the coding sequence ATGCACGACATCGAACTTGATATCTCATTCGGCAAGCATCGTGCGGACACGAACTGGAAGCCGGAGTTCTTAACTTGGATAGAGTTCGTTGACCGTCTGCGGAAGGTGCGCCGAACGTCTGAAACAATGGCTCAGTACGACAAGATGGACGTGAACGGGAAAGGAAAGGCGAAGGATGGCCCGGCGTTCGTCGGCGGGCTCATCCGTGGCGGTCGGCGGAAGAAGGAGAACGTCGACACGCGCAGCCTGATTACATTGGATGCTGACTTTGCCGATGACGGTTTTCTCTTCACGGTGGAACTGGTGTTGGGTGGACGAGCCTACGCTGTCTACTCAACCCACAGCCACCGGCTACGCAAACCGAAGTACCGCCTGATCGCGCCGGTCGATCGCACCATGAGCCCAGACGAATATGCCGCAATCAGCCGAAAGATTGCCGAGCAGATCGGCATGCACTACTTTGACAAAACGACCTTTCAGGCACATCGCTTGATGTACTTCCCCAGCTGCTCTTCGGACGCGGAGCCGGTGTTCGAAGAATTCGAAGGAAGCCCAATTTGTGCAGACGATATTCTGGCCGAATATGAGGACTGGCAAGATGTCATGGCCTGGCCACGGCATCCAGAAGAGAAGAAAGCGATCCGGGTATCTGCTTCGAAGGCACAGGACCCTCGCGAGAAGCGCGGAGTCATCGGCCTGTTCTGTAGAGCTTTTACGATCGAAGAGGGTATTGAGACATTCCTGTCAGACGTATATAGCCCCGGGTCTATGCCAAATCGGTACACTTTCGTCAATGGTTCCTCTGCCAATGGTCTGGAGGTCTATCCGGATCAAGAGCTGGTGTTCTCTCATCAGGATAGCGATCCGGTTGCAGATGGTCGAACGTACAACCTCTTTGACTTGGTACGCATACATAAGTTCGGCCATTTGGATGACAAGGTGAAAGAGCACACACCTGACGCCAAGAAGCCAAGCCACCTCGCTATGGAACGTTGGGCAGCTGATCGGCCAGAGGTGAAAAAGTTGAGCTTCGAGGAACGACAGGCGGACTTCGCCGAGATGGCAGACGAGTTTGACAACGATGAAGAGGAAGAGCCAGAGGACACGGACTGGGAGACAAAACTGGAGCTCCACCACAAGAGCGGATTGCCTCTACCAACTGCCGGCAATATAGAGCTGATTCTGACGCACGGGGTATGGCGAAAGGTACTGGCTTATGACGCTTTTGGAAACTCAGAAGTAATCCGTAAGGCGCTGCCGTGGCGCGGTCTTGAACGGCCAGGGAGGCTGTATGAGCCATGGCTTGGTGCGGACGACAAACGGCTGCAGCACTGGTTCGCTAAAGTGCATGAAATTGGTTCAGCAAAGCTAATACAAAATGCGTTCACAGAGGTAGTCCATAAGAATACGTTTCACCCAATCAAGGCGTATCTGGAAAGCCGTGTGTGGGACGGAGTAGAGCGAGCAGAACGGCTATTCACAGTCTATCTGGGGGCACCAGACACGCATTATGTCCGACAGGTTACGAGGAAGATGCTGCTGGCAGCTGTTACCCGGTTGTATCGGCCTGGCTGCAAGTTCGACCAGATGCTGGTACTGGTGGGTCCACAAGGTGCCGGTAAGAGTAGCCTGCTGGCGAAGCTTGGCCGTGAATGGTTCTCTGACAGCTTGCGGACATTCGAGAATAAAGAGGCAGGGGAGCACCTGCAGTCTGGCTGGATTTTCGAGATCGGGGAGCTTTCTGCTATGAAGAAGACCGAAGTCGAGGAGGTCAAAGCGTTCTTATCCAAGACGGAAGACCGCTATCGGGTGGCATATGACCGGCAGGTGTCGGAATTCCCGCGTAAGTGCGTATTTTTCGGAACGACGAACACGCGTGACTTCTTGAGGGATGCTACGGGGAACCGCCGTTTTTGGCCGATCGAGGTTGAGCCGGATAAGGCGGAGCTGAGCCACTGGACGCATTTAACCGAGGAAGTAGTGAGCCAAATCTGGGCGGAGGTATTGTGCTGGTTCAAGGCGGGGGAAACCCTAGAGCTGGATCAGGAAGCTAGGGAGGCGGCAGAACAGCAGCAAGCAGCCCATATGGAAAGCGATTCAAGAGAAGGGCTTATTCAGGAATGGCTTGATACACCGATCGAGGACGAGTGGGCGGACGAGCCATCAGACCTGTTGCGGCAGCGCGTTTGTGCGGCCCAAATCTGGACGGAATGCTTTGGTAAGAAGAGAGGCGACATGCGGACATGGGAAGGGAAAGAGATCATGGATATCATGAGGCGCATACCGGGTTGGGCTGAACGAAACGGGAAAGCGAAGATACCCGGATATGGTGTCCAAAGGGTGTTTGAGCGGTTGCCGTGA
- a CDS encoding DUF6173 family protein codes for MSYINNYIKSPDFTALLNGVEEQKESERASGYHKRLIEMITAFDNSLDNEHEVGMKLVTFGQAVTFHVTGIGYYNPSLIRFLGRLEDGSSVELIQHISQISFLLMAVKRSNPDEPKKPIGFIS; via the coding sequence ATGAGTTATATTAACAATTACATTAAGTCCCCTGATTTCACTGCGTTGCTGAATGGTGTTGAGGAGCAGAAGGAAAGTGAACGTGCAAGTGGCTACCACAAACGTCTAATCGAGATGATTACAGCTTTTGATAACTCTCTCGACAATGAGCATGAAGTGGGTATGAAACTTGTTACATTTGGTCAAGCTGTTACTTTCCATGTAACTGGAATTGGTTACTATAACCCAAGCCTTATTCGTTTTTTGGGAAGGTTGGAGGATGGCTCCTCAGTCGAGTTGATTCAACATATTTCTCAAATCAGTTTCTTACTGATGGCAGTCAAACGCTCCAACCCGGATGAGCCCAAAAAGCCAATCGGTTTCATTAGTTAG
- a CDS encoding PcfJ domain-containing protein, with amino-acid sequence MAKEFNPDNILAHFPPTISKGIVDFVRDTVFLNSRYLFTRRVLDLQYSYCTHCQQEYLCGMGSIYYRHNEERICHKCESKCVVKASGRGRKHLIDDAYMVYYEKSVVDPKAIVAYGLHVMRDYSGDYRKVETQYRTVAMYLFQPGKSKMLYQGWNGKWVDRKNVRSECRNSMKNKSWYLSGESVAAAVQGTPFQYSTWEEYQYQSTDLIEFFDLAAKYPCVEYLTKLGLTSLVEAKLIGRQTHGVVNWRGKTLEKVLRLSKPELKDLRATAVNTEVDPLTLHSYHFFKRNGMTLSFEQAYQLQSLSEGYYLEEARKMSTFASFTRIAQYALKQLGKGDVRKHYRNATSILTAWRDYLKDCVELGMDTQQEHILFPNNLYTAHQKSIEKVKIKHDNALNGMIGQRLADLQKYEFEHNGLFIRPAKDSAELFREGKELIHCVGRYAKTYAEGKTNLFVIRKADEPDTPFYTMEIIDNKIIQTRGKSNCPPTEEVEEFIQAFTKARLLKKKRAGKRKINVAQPA; translated from the coding sequence ATGGCAAAAGAGTTCAATCCCGATAATATCTTGGCTCACTTCCCTCCGACGATCAGTAAAGGCATCGTCGATTTTGTAAGAGATACCGTCTTCCTCAACAGCCGGTATCTCTTCACCCGGCGCGTTCTGGATCTCCAATACTCATACTGCACGCATTGCCAGCAAGAGTACCTATGCGGGATGGGATCCATCTACTACCGCCACAATGAGGAAAGAATCTGCCACAAGTGCGAATCGAAGTGCGTCGTAAAGGCGAGCGGTAGAGGCAGGAAACATCTGATTGATGATGCCTACATGGTTTACTACGAGAAATCTGTTGTGGATCCGAAAGCGATTGTTGCCTATGGGCTGCATGTGATGAGGGATTACAGTGGCGACTATCGCAAAGTCGAAACGCAATACCGAACGGTTGCTATGTACCTCTTCCAGCCGGGGAAAAGCAAAATGCTGTATCAAGGCTGGAACGGGAAGTGGGTAGACAGGAAAAATGTACGGTCGGAGTGCCGCAACAGCATGAAAAATAAAAGCTGGTATCTCTCTGGGGAAAGCGTTGCGGCTGCCGTTCAGGGGACGCCGTTTCAGTACAGTACGTGGGAGGAATATCAGTATCAGTCTACCGACCTCATAGAGTTCTTCGATCTGGCTGCGAAATACCCATGCGTTGAATACCTCACAAAACTGGGGCTGACGAGCCTGGTCGAGGCGAAATTGATTGGGCGTCAAACGCATGGCGTTGTGAACTGGCGTGGCAAAACTCTGGAGAAAGTATTGCGACTATCAAAGCCGGAGCTCAAGGATCTACGGGCTACAGCTGTAAATACCGAGGTGGACCCTCTTACGCTCCACAGCTACCACTTCTTCAAACGAAACGGCATGACACTATCGTTCGAACAGGCATATCAGCTGCAAAGCCTGTCAGAGGGGTATTACCTGGAGGAAGCGCGAAAGATGTCCACCTTCGCTTCCTTTACTCGGATCGCCCAATATGCATTGAAGCAGCTAGGCAAAGGAGATGTACGAAAGCACTATCGGAATGCGACTTCGATTTTAACGGCCTGGCGCGATTACCTCAAAGACTGCGTGGAGCTCGGGATGGATACTCAACAAGAACATATCCTGTTCCCGAATAATCTGTATACCGCTCACCAGAAGTCAATTGAGAAGGTCAAAATCAAACACGACAATGCACTGAATGGAATGATCGGTCAAAGGCTTGCGGATCTTCAGAAATACGAATTTGAACACAACGGGCTGTTCATACGACCTGCAAAGGACAGTGCCGAACTATTCAGGGAAGGCAAAGAGCTGATCCATTGTGTAGGGCGGTACGCCAAAACATATGCCGAGGGGAAAACGAATCTTTTCGTGATCCGCAAAGCGGACGAGCCTGACACACCGTTCTACACCATGGAGATCATCGACAATAAGATCATCCAGACTCGGGGTAAGAGTAATTGCCCACCAACAGAAGAGGTCGAAGAGTTTATCCAGGCTTTCACCAAGGCGCGGCTGTTGAAAAAGAAACGGGCGGGTAAACGGAAAATCAACGTGGCACAGCCAGCGTAG
- a CDS encoding Cas9 inhibitor AcrIIA9 family protein, producing MLTDAISKLKTEITESKNPYVQLVGQFLLQHLEQNPDDAACILKTDKSIMKSLDAMRKVAEKKKVGNMAVLSDDEGFAIVLNYFKAEEPAPADKKAEPGAEKQAEPVKPEQKASEDSEEDFDFDDLLQ from the coding sequence ATGCTAACAGATGCTATTTCAAAGTTAAAGACTGAGATTACTGAAAGTAAAAATCCTTATGTTCAGCTGGTCGGTCAATTTTTGCTGCAACACCTGGAGCAAAACCCGGATGACGCCGCGTGCATCCTGAAAACAGATAAATCGATCATGAAAAGTCTCGACGCCATGCGCAAGGTCGCAGAAAAGAAGAAGGTCGGGAATATGGCTGTGCTTTCCGACGATGAGGGCTTTGCGATCGTGCTGAACTATTTCAAAGCTGAGGAGCCGGCACCTGCTGATAAAAAAGCCGAACCGGGTGCTGAAAAACAGGCTGAGCCAGTGAAGCCGGAGCAAAAAGCTTCTGAGGATTCGGAAGAAGACTTTGATTTTGACGATTTGCTTCAGTAG
- a CDS encoding DUF3310 domain-containing protein yields MQLDLNVISIKRTDESVGTAIPNRDTELKSIGAGPVVTYYLSEEELNRMREKDAPACGLTRKDLLEAIAAGETLSSIERAWGMKYNTIHNWVKKWGLKGITPDRAQELLEQNSDAVESPAGPAPVTVEDVASRIIAAEAERTKEKDDEIDRLRSELEKATDEIKALSVEKEKATATISDLNTQLEEARPVSNESDEPAGIVVEKNDSMVDHPAHYNAGHIECIDAIEAATTGLSGVHAFNTGTAIKYLWRWSHKGGIEDLQKARWYIDRLIAAAGGA; encoded by the coding sequence ATGCAGCTGGATTTGAATGTGATTTCTATCAAAAGGACTGATGAATCAGTGGGAACGGCAATACCGAATCGTGACACTGAGCTTAAATCCATCGGCGCCGGACCGGTTGTTACTTACTACCTTTCAGAAGAGGAGCTGAACAGGATGCGAGAAAAAGATGCCCCTGCATGCGGGCTAACCAGAAAGGACTTACTGGAGGCGATTGCAGCAGGAGAAACACTGTCGAGCATTGAGCGAGCCTGGGGGATGAAGTACAACACCATCCATAACTGGGTGAAAAAGTGGGGACTAAAGGGGATCACTCCGGACAGAGCTCAAGAGTTGCTCGAGCAAAATAGCGATGCGGTCGAGAGCCCTGCTGGACCTGCACCTGTGACGGTGGAAGACGTGGCTTCGCGGATCATCGCTGCGGAGGCAGAGCGGACCAAAGAGAAGGACGATGAGATCGATAGGCTACGTAGCGAATTGGAGAAAGCAACGGATGAAATTAAGGCGCTGAGTGTGGAAAAAGAAAAGGCTACAGCAACAATTTCTGACCTGAACACACAGCTCGAAGAGGCGCGACCTGTCAGTAATGAGTCGGACGAGCCTGCCGGTATCGTGGTAGAAAAGAACGATTCCATGGTTGATCATCCGGCACACTATAACGCCGGGCATATCGAGTGCATCGATGCGATCGAAGCCGCAACGACGGGGCTTTCCGGGGTCCATGCTTTCAACACTGGCACAGCAATAAAATACCTTTGGCGCTGGTCGCACAAAGGAGGCATAGAGGATCTGCAGAAGGCCCGTTGGTATATCGATCGATTGATTGCAGCAGCTGGGGGCGCGTGA